From the Emys orbicularis isolate rEmyOrb1 chromosome 19, rEmyOrb1.hap1, whole genome shotgun sequence genome, the window ccaaagacccggtagggaactggttattaacattctggcagctcatcactggtcaTGACCCCAACGGGGGGCGATGCTGGGGAGCAAGGTCCTGCCCCCTAGAGCCTGAGGGTGcatggccaccgccagagcaagtgtctacCCGCAGTGTCATTGCAGCGCAGCCAGGACCTGGCGAGGAGGCCTGGGATGGGCGAGGAACAGGCTGTGAACTTCCCTGAAGCCACAGAGATGGCTGGCTGTGGTGTCCCTGTGTCACAGGGTGGGGTCCTTGTGTCTTCGACTTTCcatttctgcattatttttcttATTGTTCCTTGCTGTGTAATAAATCCTATTCAGTTTGAACCAGGGAAGTGGCTGGTGTGGAGAGAGCGCCCCGGAGGAGAGGCACCCTGGCCTAAAAGACCATGACAAGACTAGGGGTGAAGCCTCCCAGGGAGCTTGGGCCCAGCTCTGtcagggttacgaggactctgttGCATGGGAGAGCAGAAAGGGAGGCCTTCAGGTCAGGCGGgcatctgggtaaagggagtgggagcgaggactcagatccatTTGCTGTCTGATTCCACTGGGGTAGTGCAgcagccaggaaagttccccacattTCCCTGCTTGCATTGTGGTTGCAGATAAAATCTGAAAACATGATCCTTCAAGTCTCTGATCCTATCATTTATTACTCTTTAAAATCTCATGGTCTCTGAGTGCTTGGAGGAGGCCGTTACCAGGTGTGATCTCACTGAACTTACCCTCAAGGCCCTGATCCCATCCACATTAAAGTCTATCTTAAAGACCCAGTTTtcctcaagtgtgtgtgtgtgtgtgtgtgtgtgtgtgtccgtccttcCCTCTATCACCTGAGACTGTCCTAGTGTCAGGAAAGTTCCCACTGCACACTGGGTGCTACTTTAACCCTgataacaccctcccccccatttcttgCCTGTTTCTAACTGCAGGACTAACAGTTCCCTGCTTCCATGTGCTGCCAACTGAAACGCTAAGAGCTTACTGGCcaagccacagccatgccatgccTGAGGTCATCACTTGTACCCTCTGGCCAAATTTCTAACACTGGGAACAGAAACAGCCCAAGCGCCACATAAACAGTGCTGGGGCTCCCCTTTGCTCTCTGCTGGGATCAGCTGTGTGTGGAAGGGGACAACTGGGCCTTCAATATGGGGGTGCTAGCTGCTGAAGGCATCACCCCTAGCAGTCTACCCCTCCTCCTGGCCTCACTATCTGTGTATCGTGTGCCTTCTGTTGTGCAGGTGTGATGGATCCTGAGCGGCTCATCCCATGCCCCTATGACAAAAACCACCAGATCCGAGCCtccaggttcccctaccactTGGTCAAATGCGGAGAGGTAAGAAGAGCAAGCTACGCAGTGGGACAGAGTCTGAGGTGCCCAGAGAGGAGATGGCCACCTGTCTCTGTTCCCTGCAAACTATTTTCCTCTGCCTCCAGTgcaaacacaaaatgggaaatgactgcctaggaaggagtactgcagaaaaggatctgggggttatagtagatcacagaATAAATATGAGTCacaatgttggggtttttttgcaatagtattacattattctgggatgtaatggcaggagtgttgtaagcaagacaaaagaagtaattcttcacctGTACTCAACACTAATAAGGCCCGAGCTGGAGTATTGTCCCGTTCTAGGCCTTGCACtccaggaaagatgtagacaaatgggatacagtccagaggagaacaacaaaagtgACTAAAGGTCTAAAAAATATAACCTACAAGGAatgattgaaaaaactgggtttgtttagtctggaggaaggcgggggcgggggggggagcggcagcaATAGGTCTTGAAGTAGGTAATAGTTGCTATAAAGAGcagagtgataaattgttctccttatccactgacaACAGAACAAGAAATAATAGGTttatattgcagcaagggagatttagggatTATCTAGGGAGACTTTTAAGATCTAGCCCATCCAAGGTGTTTATAACACTTGGTCCTGACTctgtgcaggggatggactagatctaCATTTATGTGAAACTCACACTTGGGGCTTATTTTCACTACCCATTTAACTCGGGTGTTGCCCCTACCCTGGCTCCTGTCCATCCACACAAACCCTCTGGCCCATGTGTGGTGGTGCTTGGCCCATGCTGGAGTAGGCGAGAGTCTGATTGCCTCTCTTGGTAATCTGCCTAATCTGCACTGAAGATCCAGACTTAACCTGATAGTCCTCTAATGctgtcccacaattcactggggggAACATAGAGCAGCCCAGCTGAGAGCCAGCAGctacacctcctccccctcctctgtgccccctcccccctgaagtCTGAGAGCCTTGCATAAGTGAGTGTGGCCCCAGCAACTTGGGCAGGGCTCTGGTCTGGCTGTTCACCTGAGCTAGGCCAGCCCAAATGCTGATCACCTGAGttacgtcttcactgcagagttaacccttGGAGATACCCAGGCTTCAAAAGCTCCTGAACTTCAGGGCAGCTTGAATCCAAGTCTGCCCTGTGTCACTGAGGGGCCCTGGTGCCTTAGTGAGGTTACACTAATGTCCCTTTAGAATACTCTGGCTGCACAAAAGGACCTGAAGTGTGTGGAAATGGTCTCCTGGGACAACAGCCTGCAGAGGGGCCTCCCTGGGTTGGATGCAGGCTCCAAGCTAGCCCAGTGCCATGCCCCGACGTAGGGGACAGGTTCTGGCTGCATTGGGTGTAGCTAGAGTATCTGTGCTATAGCTATGCTCTGCTGCCCAAGGGCCGTGAGAAGTAGAGCCACATAAGTCAGAGCAGCCCAAAGGTTGCTCTAATTTGCAGCAACAAGGGCAGGAGTGGCTCAGCCCAAGTCTAGGAAGAGCTAAGGTAGCCTGAAGACAGTCCCCCTGTtctgctccccacctcctcctgggctggagcaacCAAGAATCAAACCCAAGAAATTCAGCATTGCTGCAGATGCACCAGGTTTCCTGCACATACAGGTATGTCTACGCAGCAGCTAGGGGAGAGTCTCACGGCCCAGGTAGATGGGCTTACAGTAGTGGGGCTTGAGCTAATAcagttaaaaatagcaatgtggatggTGTGGCTTGGGCTCTTAAGCCCACTTCACTCTGGAGGTTTGAGAGCCCAAGCACCAGTCCATGCTATCGtgtccacactactatttttagtgtgctacttCGAGCACCACTAGCTCAAGTCTCTGTCCAGtctggaggcttgctcccagctgcagcgtgTGGACCTACTGAGGGGTGCTCTCTCATTAAGCACTCGACAAGTCAATGATTTGTTTCCAGCTCGCCAGCCTTCTGGCTCTGATGCATCCCTAGAGATCCTCTCAGCTGCCTCCCCCTACAAGCAGCTGTGGAAGCAGTGAGCAGAACCCATGACGGTACCTCCCTGCTGTCTCTGCATAGTGGCATCTTGTGGCTTCTCTTCCAGAATAACAAGAAAAGAGCCAAAGAGCTGGCCACATGCCCCTACAATGCTCGCCACAGAGTCCCAAAGCGAGAGCTCCAGCTGCACATCTCCACCTGCACAGACAACAGGGCGCCAGAGCTGTTCAGTGGTAagcttgggggagtggggggagctggcggTAGCACACCTGCTTTAATACATGCCTGCTCCTGCTGACTGACTTGACCTGTTCCAGCCTAGGGAGACTGCAAGGGAGTCTGTTCTAGGGCATTTTGCTCTGGACACCAACGCAAGCCCCGAGCAATCTGTAGTTCATGTGTGCATCCCCTGCACTCATCACAACTACTGTAGGTGCACTTGGTCTGAGCAAGGCTGAGTGCTGTcgcccagcacatccctctgtaccagcagcagcaggtgctggcttagctgcactggtataaattgtgAACATGCAGAGTTTGCTCTAGTGGCTGACATCCCAGCATAGAACAGGCTGGGCTTGTGCTGCTCTTCCTTCATTGACAGATTCTGCAGGAGCTGGCTAGaaatccctttccttccccagtgcCCATAGCCTGCAGGAGATGAACAGCTGGCTCAGGAAGTAGCCTCATGGCTAGCTGGGGGATGTGCTCactgcctggcacagcagggggcaggTCACCTGGCATCACTGAAGAGTCCTGGTCTCTACCGTCTGCTCATTTGGGGCGGGAGCTCTCCTAACatctcctgggggaggggggctggcctgCAAACCTGCATCCAGAGAGCAGAGCACTAGGGGCCAGCATTTCTGAAGTGCCCAACACCAGGCTTAGGGTGTTGGGCCCTGCTGAATGGCTAACTAGGTGTTGAGGAGAGCCAGTGGGGAACTTCAGTGTTTATTGACACAAATGCTTCTTTGATCTCCATGAACACCTCATGGGAAAGGGTTCTTTGGGCTTTGACACACACTGCAACTTGGAAAATCTTACTCCCATTCTTTGACTCTTGAAATAAGAAAATCCagttttctggttcaaaatgacagTTTGAAACTAATCGTAGTTAATCAAAATAGTCAAAACCAAAACACTTTCAGTTGAaccaaattgggggagggggggctagctGATAaacttggtgggttttttttgtttttgtgtggtgGCTTTTACTTTTTGTCCTGCTTTCGGACAGGAAACTCGCATTTCCTTGGTTTTCCTGTCTCAGCTGTGATGAGAACCTGGCCCCACAGCTGTAATGAGAACTCTGGAGATCAGTGTGTGTACTGAGCCCTGTAGGGCTGATGGCATCAGCTCTGCGTGAGCCCTGTTTATAGCAGTGGAACCATATTGGCCCCATTGTGTAATGTCAGGGtgattgtggagagttctctggtcTTCCCAACTAGGGTTGTAGGAGCCAACACTTCTCAGCTTGTCAAGCTGTTTGGCTTTTAAAGGCTTCTCCATTATGTGCATGGCAGGAACTTGAGGGTGGATAAGCTTGTGCTCTGGGGAACAACGGCTGTCCAGCTGGCTAGAGTGAGCTGGGGCCAGTGCAGGAGAGCAGAGACCCTGGACACACTTCAGTCTGACCTGAGCCTGGCTATGAGGAGAGTTCAGAGAATCTTCCCCAACTAAGGAGCATCTCCAGTTAAATGTGGCCTTTGACCCCCTGTAATGCTGGGCCGCTGGCTAACAGAACTGAGCCATGATCCACTTAGACAACCATGTTTCACTCCTAGACCAGCTaccctgcttctcctcttccttccaaGTCCTGTAACATGTCTCCTCTGCTTGCAGGGACATCAATGACTTTCAGtcccaagaaggaactgaaagagACCCCAATATCCTGGCAGTGTCCCCCCTGCCAAGAGGACTGGGAGGCAGGTGAGTGTTGGTGAAGAAGCTGTTGTCTCTGGTGTCATTGGCATGTGGTACCTATGCCTCACAGGACTTGGCTGAGGCTATGGTTACACTACAAGTGCTATAGTGTAGGTACTTACTGCAATAgtggaaggagtttttctgtcacTGAAGTTTAATCCACCCCCTCAAGGAGGCAGCTagatcagtggaagaattcttccattgacccacTGGTGTCTATaccagggcttaggttggcttagctACAtctctctcggggggggggggggatttttttcacactccgaAGCGacctaggtgtagaccaggccttagagcatgAAACCACACATGATGCTCCTTTAGCTTTACCAGTCACTACTAtaccttgtctacacatggaagcTGACTGATGTTCAGTGACAATTCCCTGAGAATTTCAGAATCAGTGACTTCAATTCCAGAGTAATTTGTTTGCTTTCCAGGAACCGGAAGCCGACCACCACCTGCTCCCTCCAGGCTTGTGCCGGCattccagctgcaagcctgggagggagggaggaggaatgccgctcagctgaggagcgggggggagggagggactcggttccttacctggcctgcggcggccggcgaaacatgctggcgcggggcggggacgctacccccccctacaggggcgaggagctggCCGGGGTCCCCCCCAAGCCCATAAACTTTACGTGCCCACTCGCGCAGCtctgagccgctctcccccgccactgccggggtccggagcccctCACCTCtagctccagcggctccttccccacGGGGTGGTGGGACGTGCCGGGGCcctgaggggggggcgggggtcgcGGCGCGGCCAGGGCCTGCTAATTCCCCCGGCACCTGCAAaacggcttttttttcttttactacccctctcccccccccccccccccacgtcccaATATTTCCTGTccgtgatctggtcaccctaagcacctGCCAACCTCTGCACTTTACAGGGCCAAGTGCACTGTAGTGCAAATTGCAGCCTTAACTCCAGACATGTTTGATTTTTCTTACTCCAGCAGAGATTGCCTTTGAGCATGAAGGTAAATGCAAAAGGATTTACTTCAGAATGCCGTGCTTCTGCTGACCCTTAGCATGTCACTACTATACCACTAGCTAATTTGGTAGCTTCAAGGGTTTTTATAGTAATGTGTTTATTTCCAGCTCACTCTTCTGCATAAGTTACTCGTTGATATATACTGGCCACTCTGCACTACTGACTGCACTTtcctcatttttaatttaatattccactcaccaaaagtccaaagtgAATTTGGTTGGGTGTACACGATGAGTGCCAACTTagcaattttacatttttgtcTAGGCTATTAAAAGTTGATGGCTTAACCCCATTAGAGGAAACGTCCAGTACCTAGTATGTTTCCACACTTGTTAATTGTGTTGTTGATGTTCTTAGATCTTTTTATTCCTTCTCTTCCAGTTGATGCTTTGGATCCAGAGAAGTTAATACAATGTCCATATGATAAATCTCATCAAATCAGGGCCTGTCGGTTTCCCTATCATCTTATAAAGTGCAGGAAGGTAAGACAGGATGTTAAGGTCTCTAATGCACTTGGGTAAATCATATTTTTGTACATGCTAATGCATGGTGAGCTCAGTATGCTGTGTTGCCTTTTGCTAGAAGGATGCATTCACTTGCTATTAGGCTGGAAGAAGCCGTCTTTATATCTCTGTCATCCATTTACCACTTAATATGAACTGGATGCTTTTATTTAGTAATGCACTTCAGATCAGTGCATTTACCCCGAAGAAAGGTGATACAGGTTCTTCAGAATACCTAGGTCAGTGACGGGATCCTATTCTCTTCCAGCTGTTCACTCATGGGACAGGGTATTTACTTCCCACTTCAGGCCATGGAGCAAATGCAGCCAGCGTTGTATGGATGCCTTCTGGCTGGCCAAAGCCGAAATGATCTGATGTTGCAGCTAATTCTTGACTTTGCAATTAGAGCAGTGCAGCTGCTAagacatctattttttttttatattgctaATAACTCTATTCAGTGTACGTCTGTCTGAAACTTTCTCTCTTCTCAGGCTTCTACCCTGGGCTAGAATGCTATATATTTACCAGGAGAAGCTGCTCCTTTCTTTTGTCCTCTCAGTCAGTATCTTCCAGTGCTAGTGTATAttagttgtactggtataactgcatccacctgTTAAGATGATGTACCGGTATAACTGTATTGGttaggaatcacacccctagccaaCATAGCTATAGTAATATAAAAGCCATGCAGAGCAGGCCTGAGCAGTGTGTGTTCTTCTTCTCTGTCGTCTTGCTCTTTTCTAAGGGTAAAGTTTCTTCTTTCAGTGGGGGATAGTAGTGCTCTTCTTTACCTCTACTGGCAAAGTGCTCCCAATATAGATGTGGCCTCAGCTGGAACATCGAGTAACTTCCCTCCTGTTTCAGGAGGGTTACATTAACGGCAAAGACTTAAGCTCTAGCGCAGGCAGGAACTTGTTCTCTAGTCTGTCGCTCACTTAATTTAAACATAAAGTGGCTGAATTATTTAGGGTTTCAAGGCACTTACTCCCCGTATAGGCTTTTTAGGGCAATTTCATCTGTGCATCGAACCATGCCAGTGATGACACTGCAACAATTTCACTGTGTTTGTTCTGGGGCTGATCTTCAATCAGATAAATTCAGGGTgttgtttaaatgtaaaaatgagcAAACATAGCCTGTATCTTAAAGCATGCATATGCTTTGCTGTTTCTACACTGCATTTGTGCTCAGGACCTGAGCTGAGTTTTGGCTTTCCTTGTTTACATTTTTTCAACCTATTTCAGGATGCAGATTGCACAAATCCTTCACTAGTGACTAGAAAACACAAGGGTTAGGATGAATTCAGTGAGATAACACATACTTTTTCTGTTTCTCCAGAACCACCCTGATATTGCAAAGCAGCTAGCCACATGCCCCTTTAATGCCCGCCATCTGGTTCCCAGAGATGAGATCAGCCATCATATATCAAGCTGTGATGACAAAAGCTGCATTGAGCAAGACATTGGTGAGAAAATATTAGATTCCTTTGGCTCTGTAAAGTCACTTCTGGAACTCTTGGGCTAACAGCGTTCtaacttaatttttgctgttaaaGATTGTTTTAATACTCTATTATTCCATAAGCAACCCTTTACCTGTAGTGCTATGTGATACAGAAACAGCAGGAGCCCTTGGAGACTTGAGTTTCATTCATTCTGTGTCCATGCAAATTCTCCTAAGCATCTGAGAGGCAACTGGCTTGCATTACCTGTGTTATCTGCCAGAGATTTTAGCATTAAAATGGGAACTGTACATTGTGCCATAAACTGTGTGTGTTGAAATGAGATCTAGTTGGTAATCTGGACCGCTTAGAGCGGAAAGATAGTGGCCATGAGAGAGGTGGGTCTCCAATGCAGATCTGACCTGGTAGTGACCAAAAATCTGTATAGCCTGTCTAGTGGCATGTGTGAAATAaattggtctcagtccagttcttaatGGACAAGTGTCTAGATCATAACAATCCTCACTTCTGTTACATCCTACTTGACTATCTTAGCAGAAAAGCCATGACTGGGCCAGGGAGGCTGAATAACTTTCCCAATTGAAGGTGGGTTCCTCCAGTTCAGAGTGGGGCAAGTTGGGGAGGGGATTATGGGGAAGCTTTCCTACCACTGTCCATGCTGTCGGCTCTGACGAGGAGTTCATTGTCCAGGTCTGTCACCCCAGCACCTAAATCACTTGGTTATGGGGGTTGTGTTCCAATTTCTCTCCCCACTGATGTCTATGTGGCTATCACTACACTGGAAAACGTACCTGTTCTCTGGCAAAAGTAGAGTTGTACTGAAGCTAGCAATGATGTGCATGTTAATGTAGATGGGGCTTAGAGCATGATAGTAGTGAAAAAACCCTGAGCAGATTTTTGTGACATGACAATAGAAACACACCTGAACCCTCTCCCAATGCATATGTAGCTGCACCATTGCTGAAAAATGTGTGCAGAATTGTTTAGCTTTAGAAAAGGCTTAAAACAGGGATTGGCAAATGGGGGACTGCAACCACCCTGCCAGATCATTTGATTTGGCCTGCCAAACATTCTGTGTTGTAGCAAACCTTTCAGAGTTAGGCAATATATAGCCTCTTAAGGTATGGGCCACCAAAGGGATTTTCTGTCCCTTTGCTACCTTCAAGGTGCCCATCCCTGGCCTAAAGAGTTTTGCTCCTAAGACTAGGGGAGTACTGATCAGCTTCCAGTGTGTGCTGCTCCTCTCCAAAGCCTAGAGCTATTCTGCAGCTAGGTCAAAACATGATTAATGTCCCTAAAATAGGATTGTATTTTATCCAAAAAGATTTTCTCACTAAGAATCTTCTTTGCTTTAAGTGAGTCAGTCGAATAACTGCTACAGAGAGAAAATGAACACTGTCAGCATGTGGCAGCCATCCCCATGTGACGAAGACTGGGATAAAGGTGAGGAAGCAGGTTGACATAGGGTGGCTGTCAGCCCCTGCTATTCCCTTCTTCTTGCCCCCAAAGAAGTGACATGGACTAAGAGAGAGGTCCCAGAGATCCTTCTGCACAGATCATGTGTTGGGACACCCAGTTATACTGTCCCTGAACAAATTAAGTTCTCCTGCTTCACAGGCTCTACCACATGCCTGCTATTCTCTACAAAACATCTGTTGTTTTCCATGTAGTCTGTCGCACCATCTGTGCTTTGATGAAAGTGGAAATTGATGATAACCTTTACACTTTATATTTCTCAATGAAATGTTTGCTTTGCTGTCACTTACGCCAAGCCTTAGCTCAATTCTCATTCCGTTTTGTAAACCTAGCAGCGTCTCTGCCATATTTCTCATTTTATGTTGCTATGACGCTTGCAGAAGTTACTCAGTACTGAGCCACAGTGATGTCTGTTTCCTTTGGCAGAGATCCAGGAGCAATCAAATTCTACGTTCGTTTGGGGCACGTTCAATAGTGGCATAAACAACAGGTAACCAAAGGTGTATTTCTTGTGACAGTGCTTTCCATAGAAGATGTGCTTTCAAACTACTTTTAATTCATGCTGCTGTGTTGATGGGCAGATGCAATTTACTTTATGAATCCTATTTTTGGGGTGATGGTGGGGGAGTTCCCACCGGCATGAATCAACATTCCTATGCCTCTGGGTCAGTGTTTCCTGTCTCCTTTTAGTTGCAGATCCATATGAGAGTACAAGAACATACTATTGCTACCAGATAATGGTTACTCCTCTAGTTCTACTGTAGTACTATTAGTGCTGATGGTCCTGGATTCAATCCCCACTGGTTATATATTTGTTGGGGGGTTAAACACTAAACTGTTATGCTGGGCTTGATAGAAATGCGGACTGATGTCAGCCCTTAGGCAATTTAGGCTTAAACTTCTGACCGCTAATCTAATTTCTCATGACCTGCTGCAAGTAACTTTTAACAGCCAGGAGATTTTGCAGGCAGTTAGAGCCCTGAgtcagaaataattattttatttgtgaagTGTAATCACAATGCAAGTTTGGAAAATGAAGCATACTGTGTCTGGTCATTAGCTCTGTCTCACCCCTGAACAACCAGATCATTGTACTATGCCTTACCTGTCTAATCAGAGGTCATCACGGTATGGCCTTCGACAGCCCGTAAcagtgacatagaatcataggactgaaagggacctcgagaggtcatctagtccagtcccctgcacccacggtaggactaagtattatctagacaagtgcttttcaaactgtgggtcatgacccagaactgggtcacggaatggaaggcactgggttgcaGCGGCTTTGGTCAGCTctactgaccgggccgttaaaagtcccgtcggggATGCTGAGCAGCTaaagcaggctagtccctacctgttccgacactgcgctgtgcccttgaagcggccagcagcaggtccggctcctaggttgggggtgggggagagccatggggctccatgcgctgcccctgccctgagcaccggctctgcattcccattggccaatgggagctggtgggcggggggggggcagtgcctgtgggcgagagccgcGCGGAGCTGCTtgcacgcctctgcctaggagccggacctgctgctggccgcttccctttttcttgtaacaacctttttatctacttgaaaactgttatcatgtcccttctcagagtatgtctacactacgaaattaggtcaaatttatagaagttgatttttttaggaagcgattttatacactcaattgtgtgtgtccccactaagcgcattaagtcggcggagtatgtccacagtaccgtggctagcgtggactttcggagtgttgcactgtgggtagctatcccacagttcctgcagtctctgccgcccattggaattctggggcaaaaacattgtcgcgggtggttttgggtacatgtcgtcagctgcccctccctccgtgaaagcaatggcagacaatcgtttcgcgccttttttctgcGCAgccgccataccacggcaagcgtgcagcccgctcagctcagctcaccgac encodes:
- the LOC135892003 gene encoding gametocyte-specific factor 1-like — encoded protein: MDPERLIPCPYDKNHQIRASRFPYHLVKCGENNKKRAKELATCPYNARHRVPKRELQLHISTCTDNRAPELFSGTSMTFSPKKELKETPISWQCPPCQEDWEAVDALDPEKLIQCPYDKSHQIRACRFPYHLIKCRKNHPDIAKQLATCPFNARHLVPRDEISHHISSCDDKSCIEQDIVSQSNNCYREKMNTVSMWQPSPCDEDWDKEIQEQSNSTFVWGTFNSGINNRRHTTASPEPAQITAAVMSIVNTSRIILQYVQNQNLQKQARRR